Within the Nicotiana tabacum cultivar K326 chromosome 11, ASM71507v2, whole genome shotgun sequence genome, the region gatatttttgagGTTACTATTTTATATATCATGACTCAACAGCTGACTTTGAGATTAATGCACTCTGAAACACATGTTGAGCTCATCCTTACACTAGTCTATGCCAAATGTGATCGCACTGAAAGAATAGAACTATGGGATACGTTGTATGCAATGGCATCAAATATAACGGTACCTTGGCTAGTTGGAGGCGACTTTAATATGATATGGGATGAGGAAGAGAAATACGGGGGCTTGCCAGTTTCTCTCATTGAAGTAGATGACTTCAGACACTGCATCAATACCTGCAATTTGACAGACTTGGGTTTTAAAGGAAGCAtttttacatggtggaatggaaGATCAGAGGAGgactatatttttaaaagattggACAGATGTTTTGGCAATAATGAATTGCAACAGGCATTTCTTGGATTGGAGATAACTCACCTATCCAAAATTGGGTCTGATCATTGCCCAATGCTGCTGAAATGTGATATAGAAACTCCTCCAATTAAGAAGTCATTCAGATTTCTTAACTTCTGGACAAAGCATGAAACATTCAAAGATGTAGTAAAGGAGAATTGGAATGCTGATTTTAGTGCTAACTCTTTCTGCATTTTTAACTACAAGTTAAAGAAGTTTAAACAAGCACTATCTACCTGGAGCAGAGCTACATGTGGGGATATATTCCAGAAGATTGCAAGCCTTGAGGAGGTGGTCTTGGTTCATGAAAGACAATTTGAAGTCAATCCTACACAGATGAATAGACAAAGATTAAAACAGGTCCAAGCTGAAATGATTAAATATCTTGCATTAGAAGAAGAATTCTGGAGACAAAAAGCTAGCATGTCATGGTTCAAAGATGGCGATAGAAACACTAAATTCTTCCACACTCAAGTTAATGGGATAAGGAAGAGACTGAAATTATCAAGGATCCAAAATAGCCTTGGTAACTGGATCGAAGAAGATCACTTAATAGCAGAAGAAGCAATAAAGTTCTACAAGGATCAATTTACTGAGACTGCAGTTCCAAATGATTTTGACATTCTAAATCATGTACCTTCAATGCTAGATAGTGATCAACATGAAAGATTGATGGCCTTGCCTTCCAATGAAGAAGTGAAGAAAGCAGTTATGGGGTTGAATGGGGACTCAGTTGGTGGACCAGATGGATTCACTGGAGCCTTTTAACAAACATGCTGGGAAATTATTGAAGAAGATGTAGTCCGCATGGTCAAGGCATTCTTTTGCGGTCAGCATTTGCCAAAGAGTGTGACGCATACAAACCTGGTTTTATTACcaaacaaaaaagaagttacgACCTTTGCGGACATGAGACCAATCAGTCTTAGCAACTTTGTTAACAAGATTTTCTCTAGGGTTATTCATGAGAGGTTGGTTGAATTATTACCAAACATAATCTCGGAGGAACAGGCAGGTTTTGTGAAGGGCAGAAGCATAGTTGAGAACGTGCTGTTAACTCAAGAAATTATTACGGATATGAGGTTGAGAACAAAAGCAGGTCCAAACGTTGTGATTAAGCTTGATATGACAAAAGCTTACGATAGGCTATCATGGCTATTCCTGACAaaaatactaaggaaaatgggatTTCCCAAAGCTTTTATTGGCTTGATCTTTGATTTAATCGGGAATAATTAGTACTACGTTCTTATAAATGGTCAGCCTAATGGTTTTTTCACATCATCGAGGGGAGTTAACCAGGGTGACCCTTTGTCACCAACTCTATTCATTCTGGCAGCAGAAGAACTTTCTCGGGGATTGAATTCACTACACACTAACCTGTATTTCTGTGGTTTTGGAATGCCAAAATGGAGCCCAAAAATAAATCATCTATCATACGCTGATGATACGATCATTTTCTACTCATCTGATGAAACTTCATTGAGACTTGTCATGGAGGTTTTGAAAGCTTATGAATCATCATCTGGTTAACTGGTGAACAAATCCAAATCAGCCATATACATGCATCATTTAACTGATAATGAGGTGATTAACAAGGTGGAAAGGATTACAGGTATACCAAGACAATGTTTCCCTATGACCTATCTTGGTTGTcctattttttatgcaagaagaaGGGGAGAGACTATTACCAGGGATTAATCACCAAGGTTATGGACAAATTGCAGTCATGGAAAGGCAAACTCCTATCTGTAGGAGGCAGAGTGGTTTTGATCGCAAATGTCCTGCAGAGTATCCCAATTCATATGTTGTCAACAGTGAATCCACCAAGTTATGTGATCAACAAATTACATAGAATTTTTGCCAAGTTTTTCTGGAGCAG harbors:
- the LOC107830233 gene encoding uncharacterized protein LOC107830233; this encodes MERYRARIGLAQAVVNVSNKIWAFIDDIFEVTILYIMTQQLTLRLMHSETHVELILTLVYAKCDRTERIELWDTLYAMASNITVPWLVGGDFNMIWDEEEKYGGLPVSLIEVDDFRHCINTCNLTDLGFKGSIFTWWNGRSEEDYIFKRLDRCFGNNELQQAFLGLEITHLSKIGSDHCPMLLKCDIETPPIKKSFRFLNFWTKHETFKDVVKENWNADFSANSFCIFNYKLKKFKQALSTWSRATCGDIFQKIASLEEVVLVHERQFEVNPTQMNRQRLKQVQAEMIKYLALEEEFWRQKASMSWFKDGDRNTKFFHTQVNGIRKRLKLSRIQNSLGNWIEEDHLIAEEAIKFYKDQFTETAVPNDFDILNHVPSMLDSDQHERLMALPSNEEVKKAVMGLNGDSVGGPDGFTGAF